AAGAGCTCGGGTTACCACAACCTAGGACTCTTCCCCTTCAAGACGCTCCACTCACAGTAGAATACGGCACTCTCAGGCAGGAATATCTCCCCTCTCTTCCACCCCTTCTGAAAAAACCAACTTGTTCAGCGCTTCCAAAAGGGACGTTTCTTCTTTAGCACTTTATTCGCGATTCCCACAGCCTCACGGAATGTTTTCTTAGTCAGGTTTTTTGCTAGCAAAAGAGTTCTCTTGCTCAGAAAACGTCGGGCGTCGAAGTTTTGGCTTCGAGGGTGGCTGTGCTCTCCCTTTCGGTTGAGTCTGGCTAAAAAATGGCCATATCTCTTCAGGGCGCTCGCTAACTCTTCCTCGGTCGCTTCTAGGCCAATTGTCCGAGCGGCCAGGCTCACTTGGTCTTTAGTAAACGGGATCTTTTTGCCATATTGAAGGGGGAGAACGCGCTCAGGATTTTCCCGAGCAGCCTCGAGGGCAGCCGAAACATGATGGACCCAAAGAGGGAGAAATCTCTGGAAAAACGTGTCCAAATCAACCCCTTCTGCCGACTCCTGCTTCTGAGCGCGAAGGAAGTGGTAATGAGAATAGAGGCAGCTCAGAGGCGATCGGAAGAGATAGAGAATGGGCCCCGAAGACCGGACACGGACTTGGCTGAGATTATGAGATTTAAACAAGGGGCGAATCAGCTGGCTTACTGGTTGCGGTCTGGCCCTCCGAGCATTGTAGGCATTGGGGACGACCTCGCTCGATTTAAAGCAGTCTTTGACTTTGGAAGACCTGGCTTTTTCAAAGTCGAGCTGGTAAGTATAGAGCTCTTCGGGATGTCGCCCCAAACGCTGATTGACAAGGTCCGCCAAGAGCAGGCGAAGCCAACGGGAGCCGGACCTCGGAAAACAGACGAGGAAATGGTCGTCTCTCTCGATCGCGTTCACGAACCGCTCAGGAAGCGGCATGAATTCTTCAGGGATGTTGGCTTGTTCGGAAGAAGGCGGGGCGGAAGCACGAGGCACATTCAAAGCCAGGAGGGAAAAATTGAGTGTTGGGAACGTAGCAACCGTCGAATTTTCGCTTGCTTCCACTTGTCGCTTTCTTTGCTCGAGTTGCTGAACCATCTTTTTTCTCTCAGGGGACTGGTAGGAATTCGCGTTGGTCCAACCAAGGAATGAAGCGACCCACCCTCCTGCGAGGCGTGACCCTCGGGAATTTTTCTAGAAACTCCGGTTGCCTTGAGACGGTGTCTCACTACGATCCCTTATGCGCCATCCTCAACTTCTTACCCTATGTGTCGTAGTGCTGTCTTTCGGCAGTGTTTTCGCTGAAGAATTCAGGCCCATTGAGCCTTTGACGGTCATTGGTTCACCGGAACTGGTGAAACAACAGACGGGCTCAGCCGCATTCGTGGACGCGGAAGAGTTTCGTCGCCAAGGTTACACCAATGTGAATCGAATCCTCCAGCGGATCCCAGGGGTTTATGTCCGAGAGGAGGACGGTTACGGAAACTTCATCAATATCTCCATCCGGGGCGCGGACGGCACTCGCTCTGAAAAGGTGACTATCATGGAAGACGGGATTCTCTCGGCTCCGGCTCCTTATTCAGCGCCGGCCGCCTATTACAACCCGAAAACCGCTCGTATGGCAGGGATCGAGGTCCTCAAGGGTTCAAGTCAGGTCCGCTATGGGCCGCACACCACTGGAGGCGTGATCAACTTCCTTTCCACGCCCGTGCCCGAAGAGCGCTCAGGATACCTTCGGTATACCTTCGGGAGCGACAATACCCAGCTCATTCATGGTTGGTATGGCGATGTTTTTGAGACTGACTTTGGCAAGTTTGGCTTCGTGGCGGAGTGGCACGGCCAATCCACAGACGGCTACCGCAGCATTCCCGGCGTCGATCAAGATACTGGTTTTGATCTCTACGAGCCCATGTTGAAAATCTATTGGGAGCCGAAAACCAGCTTTGAACAGCGCTTTGAGTTCAAGGTCGGCTACACTGATTTCGATGCGGACGAGAGCTACCTTGGGCTGGCCGAGAGTGACCTCGATCGCAATCCTTACAGCCGTTACCTGGGGTCGGCTCTCGACAACTTCGACTCCGACCACCTCCGGCTTTACCTCCGCTGGACCGGCCGTCCCACGGACAATCTCAGCCTTGAATCCACCGCCTACTACAATCGCTTCAATCGGAATTGGTTCCGGATCGACCACGTGGGCACGACCCAAAACCCAGCTGTCGATTCCCGAGGCCGCATCGTCGGGCGGAGTGATTTGCACCTTGCCCTCTTGGAGAACGGTAACGCTTTCCTCCCCGTCCTTCGGGGCGACGCTCCGGGCGCTTACGGCATCCGAGCCAGTAATCGCTCGTATGCCTCCCTTGGTATCCAGAATGCGGCCACTTATACCCTCTCCACTGGACCCGTGGATCATGCCCTTACTGGTGGCTTCCGTTTCCATCACGATTACGTGGACCGCTTCCAGTGGGTGGACATCTACAACACGGATGGCAATGGAAACCTGACCCTGGCTCGGAGCGGAACTCCTGGAGATGAATCGGATCGGCGCCAAGAGACGACTGCGGCTTCGATTTTCCTTCAAGACGAGGTCACTTGGAACAAACTGAAAGTCGTCCCCGGTGTCCGCTTTGAGTTTTTGGACTACGATCTCAACGAGCGTGGTGTCGGGGAATCTGGAAATCTCGATACCTGGGCCGCTGGGATCAGTGCCAGCTATGAGCTGACCGACGAAAGTCTCCTTTTCGGTGGGATCCACCGTGGAATCTCAACTCCTGGACCGGCCGAGTTCTTCTCTCGCGGAATCGAAGTGGAAGAGTCAATCGGATATGAATTGGGCATTCGCCACAGCAAAGAGGACTATTTCTATGCGGAACTGGTCGGCTTTTTGACTGATTTCGAAAACTTGGTGGGAACGGACGCCGGTCTTGGAGCAGCTTTGTCCAATAGCGTGAATGCCGGGGAAGCCACCACTTGGGGCTTCGAGGGCACGGTCAGCTATGATTATGCCGCCCAAAAAGGTTGGGGCTTTGGTCTCCCAGCTTATTTCAACGCCACCTTCACCAGCGCGGAACTTGAGAGCGCGCTCAGTAGCGGCGGCGGCGATGGCATTTTCGCCGGTGGCACCGCCGGTGCCGATATTCCCTATGTCCCAGCCTGGACACTCGCTGCCGGCATCGCCCTACAATATGAGAAGTTTGCTTTCAATGTGGACGCGATCTGGGTCGATGAAACCTTTGGAACCGCCGCTAACCTGGATGGTCCGGTCACCACTAGCCGCCAAGGCAAAACGGACAGCTACTTCCTCCTCGACCTGTCCGCCTCCTACGCTATCAACAAATACCTGACCATCCTCGGTGGTATCCAGAATGTTTTCGACACGGAGTATGTCAGCAGCCGACTGCCCGAAGGTCCCCGGGTGGGTGCCCCGCGCAGCTTGTATGCTGGCTTTGAAACCAGATTCTGAGCCGAAGGAGCTCGATTTTCCTTTCCTGGGCGGCTTCGACGAAGCCGCCCAGGTTTTTTATCTATTTGTCTTTGATCAGGCCTCCCGTGCGATTCAGAAAGCCCGGCTGTCGGGAAATCCCTGTCACGAAGAGGCTCGTTCCACCCTTTGCTAGTTGAATCAGGAATTCATGCCGCTCCCCGAAGGGTTTCTCAGCGCCCTTCAGCCGACAGACTCCTTTTTGGTCTGTTTCCCTCGTTCTGGATCTCGTTGGTTGCGGCTTCTGCTCTCAGACATAGTCAACCAACTCCTCGACCGAGATCCGAGCGGGCTGTATGACACTCAACTGGAAGTCGAGACCGGGACACTCCGTTACCAATCGAACTGCCTCGAAGCCAAAGAAGTCATCCCCAATGGTTACGTGGACCCACGAGAGCTCCCCGTGGAGCTGAGCGGTCTCATCGATCCAATTTTCAAGTCTCACAATTTCACACAACTCTCCTCCCGCCCCTCCGCTCGCATTCTCTACCTCTTCCGAAAGCCCGAGAACTGCTTGTTTTCGCACTACCACTACCTCCTCAAAAAAAAGCACCCCTCCACTCTCGAGCAGACTCTCTCGGAGTTCTTCCTTCAGTGGTTCCCTGTATGGACCAAGCACGTTTCGGCGGTCACCCTCAAGGCCACTCCAGACCCTTCCCCCTTCGCCCTGGTCCAATACCAAGACGAGATCCCGTTTTCCTGCCAGCAACTTCGACTGGCCGCTCGCTTCCTTCATCTGGACTACTCCTCCGGCATGGAGAAAGCCGCCTTTGATCGATTCTCTTGCTTTCTCACAACGCTCAATCAATCGGGAGAACACAGCTACCCTCGCTGTCAAAATATCGATCTCTCGGACTTATTGGAAACTCCCGCCCTCCGAGAAGTCTGGGCCCGCAGCCGCGCCGCTTTTGAGAAGGCCAGTCGGCTGGCTACGCAGCACTTGCGCTCGGACGGGGAGGAAAGAAGAAGTTGATTGGCAAATAAGCGCTCGCCTCCTAAGGTGACCTCCCGCCATAGTGGCGGAAAAAACCTATACCTTCATGTCATCCCAAGCACTTCAAGTCGGTTTTGTCGGGGGCGGGCCCCGTGCCATGGAACATCTCTCCGGCCTCCGCTCCTTAGCCGGGGAGATTCAAGTCAGCTTCCTTTGCGATGTCAGCGAAGCCGCCTTGGAGCGGGCCAAATCCCTCCTCCCAGGCACAGCTCTCGGGACAGATTTGGACGCTCTTGTAAAGAGCCACCCTTGCGACCTGCTCGTCCTATGTCTTCCGCCTTTTGCTTCCCGTAAGAAAATCGCCGCCAGCCTCGGGCAAGCGCCTCACCTCAGAGCCATTCTGGTAGAAAAGCCTGCCGCGGCCTCGGTCGCCTTGGCTGAAGAAGCTTTCGGCAAGCTGACCATACCGGTCTTTCTCTGCCATCAAATGAGGCTCCTCCCTTGGTTCGAGGCCTTCCAAAACCAGGTCGCCGTCCTCCGCCAAAGAGGGCCCGTGGAGTTTCAGGGAAACTGCCTAGGGAAGCTCTTCGACCAAGGCATTCATTTGCTCGATCTCGTTTACTCTCTAGTCGGCTCTCTACCGGAGGAGGTCTCCCAGGTCATAGCCGAAGAGGACCCGGCCCGAGTTAGCGCCCAAGCACCGGTGCCAGCCAACTGGCGAGTGGACCGTAAGCACCCAGGGCCCGTCCAAACCAACATTCAGGCCCAATGGACCTCGGGCGATTCTCTCTCCTTCAGCTGTGGCCCCAACGGCGCTCCCGACTGGTTGGACAAGAAACTCCGAGTCCAGCAGGGAGAAGATTGGGTCGAAATCACGACCGATGGGGTCCGGCACGGTGGGCCCTTTTTTGCGGAAACTGAAAACATCCAAGGAAGCACCCAAGAATATCTGGGGGCCACCACCAGCTGCTACCGGGAAATCCGAAGATGGCTTCTCGAGGAGGGGGAAGCGCCCAGACTGCCGCGCTTGCAAGATCACTTGCCCCAAATGAGCTGGTGCGAGAATATCGAGCGCTTTCCGCAAAAAGAGCGCCTACCCAAGCCGCACTGGATTCGGGAAAACCAAACGACACCGCAGATCGGCGTCGTCATCCCGCTGAGCGACCATCGGAACATGGCCCCGATCTGCGTTCGCAGTTGGACCCAAGGGCAGGAAGCCGCTCCCGATGACTTCCAGCTCATTCTCATCGCCAATCGAGACACCCGAGAACTGGGTGAATCCCTCCGGCCCTTCCTGAGAGACCACGACCTGATCCTCCAGACTGAGCAACCTTCGGCCGCTCTGGGCCAGGGAGACATGGAAGAGTATGTCGCTGGGATCGAAGCCACCGATTCCGAATGGCTTTTTCTCACGGAACCCCATTGCGAGGCCCCACCAGAATTGACCGCGGAGATCCGCCACTATTTTGAGAACAACGAGGCCGCCGGATTCTGTTCCTCTTGCACGGACGGCTACGCCACTCCCTGGGGCCGGATGGAAGCCCTCTTCTTTGGCGAAGGGTTCCATGACTGGCGGCAGCCCGGCCACTGGGCGAAGATGGTCATCCGTGGCTTTGGAATTCGCCGAAAGGCCTACGAATTGGCTGGAGGGCTCCGGCTGGACTACGGCCGTTTCAGTGAATGGCTGCTGGCAGGCGACCTCCATAGACAAGGGCTCTACATCGCGCACGCTCCCGGTGTTCGAGTGATTCATCACTACACTCCAGACAAAATTTACCTCGACGAAGCAATCGAGGAATTCGTCAAGGGGCAGGCGAAATACCTGCTCGACGTGCCGGAAGACGATCGGCTCCCCTACTTCCCCAATCCTCCGCTCGACTTCCCAGGCGCGCTCGATTGGCGCGAACTGGAGCGGAAGGCAGTCAAACTTGCCGGCCATAAAAGAGCCGGTTGGCTTCCTTCCCTCTCCCCTGTCCAGAAGGCGGCTCTCACCCGCGACTGGAACGCTTGGCTGGTGAGACTACTTGCTTGGTGGAACCCCAAGGGGGCTCTCCCCTTTTTCGCCCGCTACTATGAAGCCCAGACCCTGCGCTGCCTTCTGCATTACCTCGAACTGGCTTCCCGAAACGCCTCTCCCGCCGCCAGACTGGGTGACGAGCAACGTTGGGAGGCGCAAGAAAGTGGGATTCCTCTTCTTCCGGGAATGTTCCAGAAGGAAAACTATCAAGGCAAAGCCTTTCACTGGGCCAAACCCGTCTTCGGTATTCCTCTGACCATCTCCCCGCAGGCCAAAACCCTCGAGCTCTCCGCCCTGCCGCTGGTCAAGGCCAATGGGAAAGGATCTCCTGCTCTCTTGTGCAGCCTCTCTCCGGAAAAGAAAATCGAGGCCGAGGTCGAACGCGATGACGATCTCATCAAATTCCAATTCGATCTCAGCCAAATCGAGCGGGCGGAGTCTTCTCAAGACTGCTGGGTCGGCATCATGTCTCAACCCATTGAGGCGGCCTCCCCTGAAACGCGCGAACTCGCCCTCCCCGTCACCTCCATCTCACTAGTAAGCTAAGCCTCTCGCCATTTCCCTTGATCCCGGATCAAGAGCTGGGGTAGCCGAAGCGGACTAAGGTCTCGGCGAAGGTTTGGTTGAGTTGGGTAAGGGTTACGCGGGAGAGGTGTTCGCGAAATTGTTGAGTTTTCCCACTTCGCTGGTGACCACCCACTTCTTCGACCGTCTTGGGTCGAGATCGTTCCCTGAGTTCTTCGAGCGCTCCTGTTTTCACAGGCACGAATTCACTCAACCGTTCGGCAAAGGTTTCCCAATCCTCGATCATATCCTCATAACGCAGGAGAAGCGCCTCGTTGGCGTTTTCTATCAATTCCGCCGCAAGCTGGAAGTTCTCTTGCAGTCGCGAGGAATACCCCAGCGCATAATCATCTATACTCAACGACAAAAGATACGCCCGGGACTTTCGCTGTCGCTCAGCAATCTCGGGAACGGTGCTTTCCCGATGGGAGTAGCGAAAGGAAAAGTAAGCGGAGACGATGATGTCGCGGGGATCCCTTACAAAAAATAAACAGCGCTTGCCGGCCACAAACTCGCTGGTAGCCGCCTGCCGAATCAAATACCAGTATTCCTGCGTTGGCTCCTTTTCGGAGTTGGTGGCCGGAATTGCTGACAAGCGCAAGGGGCCGTAAACATGGCCCTTGGGATGAAACACGATTTGCTGGGCTTGAGTGATCTCGCCAGCGCTGATTTGGCGAGCGTAATCAATATGGTGATACCCGAGAAATTGCTTCAAGCCGAAGACCGAGAACAAGGTGCTGGCGCTCTTGTGAAAGGTATAGAAGAAGATGGATTCGGGAGGCTCCTGGCTCTCTCTCCCGCTCCCCCCTTCAGGACGCTCTCTTTTTGAAGCGAAGAGTCTTCTTAAAAACTTCATAGGGGCGGTGTGCGGGAGCTACGGGCGGTTGCATCCGGCAGGCTATCAGACGGTCTGGGCAAATTGCAGTTCCACCACTCGCCGATAGCCATCACAACTCTCAACAAGCTGGTGGTGGGAACCATGCGAGAACAAACGACCTTCCTTCATAAAGAGAATGCAGTCCGAATTGAGGACCGTCGCCAGCCGGTGGGCAATGGCAATGACTGTCTTGCCTTCGGCCAAGCGGTCCAAGGCCTCTTTGATCCGCTGTTCTGATTCGGAGTCGAGAGCCGAGGTCGCCTCATCCAAGAGTAAGATGGGGGCATCTTTCAGAAACGCCCGCGCGATTGAGACGCGCTGCTGCTGTCCTCCCGAGAGCTTGGTTCCCTTGTCCCCCACGATCGTTTCATACCCCTCCTCCTGGGCGAGGATGAAGTCGTGGGCATGGGCTTTACGGGCCGCCTCCTCGATTTCTTCCCGAGTGGCATCCAATTTTCCGTAGCGAATGTTGTTCTCGATGGTGTCGTGAAAGAGAAAGCTATCCTGGCTGACAAAGGCCACCAGTTTTCTTAGCTCTCGCTGCTTGATCTCGCGCAAGTTTTCCTCATCCAGAAAAATATTGCCTTTACGGGGATCATAAAATCGGAGGATGAGCGAAAAGAGAGTCGACTTCCCGGCCCCGCTCTCGCCCACCAAGGCATACCGGCAATTCTTTTGGAAATCGAAGGTGAAGTTTTTGACCGCACTGACCTTTTTTGAATAGGAGAAAGTGACCTCGTCGAATCGAATGGAGGCCGCTTCGGGAGAGGCCGGTTTGGCCTCGGGGTCATCCTCGACGGACACCGGCGCATCAATCACACTGAAGACCCCATTGGCCGCAATCATGAATCGCTTGGTCTGGATCTGGAGGCGACTGAAGGCCTTCACATGGGGATACATCGCAATCAATGTGATGTAGCGGAACCAGAAATCATTGGCCTCCATCCCCACGCTGGAGGCATAGACCAGACCGGCAGCGATGCCGAGGGAAGCGACCGTTTCGACTAAGGGAGGGACAATCTCGAGCGCCTTGGTCCAACGCATCTGCATGCGAATCATCCCATCACTCGCCTCCTGGAAGCGCCCTTCTTCATAGGGCTCGCGGGCATAGGACTTGATGAGTTTGATCCCCGCCATGGATTCCTGGATTCGCACCAGCAATTGCCCGGCTTGCTCCTCTTCGTTTCGTCCGGAATGTCGCACCCGGTTCCCAAAGTAGATCACCGGAAACATGCAGAGGGGAAAGACGAAGAGGGCACAGATCGCGAACATCCAATCCGCCGAAAAGAGCGCCACCACGTAGGAGAGAATGGCTACCGGGTGTTTCACCGCGTCCACCACCAGGGTGACCCCGGCTTTGGAGAGCATTTGGGATTGGTTGAAGAGAGTCTGAATGAGGTGCCCTGACTTTCGCTGATTGAAGAATTTCAGCGATTGCGCCATCAGCTTTTCATAGACCTCTCGCCGGATTTCCTGGAGCGCCTTGTTGCTCACCAAAATCATGAAATAGCGATTCAAATAGGTCAGCAGACCCCGACCGGCCATCATGAGAGGAATGATTCCACAGACACCCATCACGCCCCACAAACCGGAAGCGCTGTCTTCCGCCTCGGTGGCGGCGGCTTCCACAATCTTGCCGGCCGGACCCTCGGCGGTGATCTCGCCGATCAAAGCAAAATCAATAATCGCTTTGAAGACAAAGAGCATCAAGGCGTTGAAGGGGCCAGCGATCGCTCCGAAGACCAAGGCGAGGATCAAGAGCTTCTTGAAGGGCTTGATGTATTTGGCAGAGCGCTTGAGGTGAGCGAGTTCCTGCTTTTCAAAAAGTCGAAAACGCATGGTGGGCGGTCTCCCTACGCAGGCGGTCGGACATTGACAAGTGCTTAATCCATCGCCCCGCTTGGTGGCCTTTCAGCGGAAAAGAAGCACGGGAACATGACAGGTCCGCAAGAGGGCGGTGGTGGTGCTGCCGATGATGAGCTGCCGGATGCGGGAGTGGCCGTAGGCGCCCATGACCAAGAGATCGATGCCGCGGGCTTCCACTTCGGCCGCGATGGTTTCTTCCGGATCACCCACCACGAACTCTGCTTCGACCCGCCGATGGGCCCCCCGCAAGCCAGTGGCCACGTTTTGTAATTCCCGCTCGAGCGATTCATTTTCCCGACCCGTCGAGAGCAAGGTGATCTTCAGCTCCTCAAACAAAGGGTTGGTGGCGGCAAAATGGACCGCTTTCAAGGCACTCGGGCCACGATCGAAGGCGATGAGGACCTTTTGGATCGGCTGGAAGGCTCGGGAGGCCACTAGAACCGGAATCTGCGAAGAACGCACCACTCGCTCCAAATTGCTCCCGATGTGCCCCTTGGCGAAATCGGCGTGCTCACCCCGCTTCCCGATAATCACCAGAGACGCGTCCTCCTCAAGATCGACCAAGTTTTCCACTAGCGAACCATGGCGCTGCAAGGTGACAACCGGCTCCACCCCCGCCTCGGCCAGTTGCTTCGCGCCGTCTTCGAGCAAGGCCTTTCCCCGAAGCCGGGCCACGCGAGCGTGGGCCTCATCCAGCTCCACCAACTGCTGCAGCAACTCCTGACCCGCGTCGAAGCCAATGCTGCCGGTGAGGTCGGCAGCGGGCCGCGATTCCTCCCGCTCAATCACGTGCACGAGGGTCACACCCCAGCCGGTCTTCCCAGCCACCCAGGCCGCGTGTTGATGGAGGCTGGCCGCGTAGAGGGAGCCGTCGGTGCAGGCAAGGAGGTGAGACATGAGCAGAGGGGGAAGGCCAACTAATGATCCATCAGGCGGGCTTCCGCATCCGGTTTGTCATGGATCGCTAACTTACCGACGAGCGTGGCACTGGCTTCGTTCATTCCGAGCACCTCCACCTCGGTGCCTTCGCGGCGGAATTTGAGGACGACTTTGTCTAAGGCGCCGACTGAGGTGAGGTCCCAGAAGTGCGCGTGCGAGACGTCGATCACCACCTTGGAAAGCACTTCCCGGAAATCAAAGGCCTCGATAAAGCGATCCGAAGAAGCAAAAAACAGCTGCCCTCGTGCGGTGTAAGTCCGTGTTTCACTCCCTGCATCCAACTGACTCGTCACAACCATCAATTGGGAAACTTGTCGCGCAAAGAAGATCGCGCTCATCAGCACGCCCACGCCCACACCGATGGCAAGGTTGTGCGACCAAATCACCGTCACGACGGTCGCAATCATGACAGCGCTGGAAGACTTAGGGTGGACGGCCAGATTCTTGAAGGATGACCAACTGAAAGTCCCGATCGACACCATGACCATCACGGCCACGAGCGCCGGCATGGGAATCTGCTTCACCCAAGGGCCGCAGAGCACGCAGAGAATGATGAGGACCACTCCCGCCACCAGGGTGGAGAGTCGCGTCCGGCCCCCGGACTTCACATTGATGACCGATTGCCCGATCATGGCGCAGCCCGCCATGCCGCCGAAGAAGCTCGTGATCATGTTGGCCAGCCCTTGGCCGCGGGCCTCGCGGTTTTTATCGCTCGGCGTGTCCGTGAGATCGTCCACGATCTGGGCCGTCATGAGCGATTCCAATAGGCCCACACCGGCGATGCTGACCGAGTAGGGAAGGATGATGAAAAAGGTGGCCCACGTCACGGGGACCTCAATCCAGGCGAACGATGGCAAAGCTGTAGGCAGCTGCCCCAGGTCCCCCACCGTCCGCAAATCCAAGCCACCCCAAACGGCGATCAGCGTCAGCACCACAATCGCCACTAGGGGCGAAGGGACCGCTTTGGTAAGCCTCGGTAGAAGGTAAATGATGGCCAAGCCCCCTCCCACCATGGCGTAGCTAATCCAGTTGACCTTGGCGATCGAGAGATCCAATTCGGGGAGCTGAGCCAAGAAAATGAGGATGGCCAGCGCGTTGACAAAGCCGGTCATGACCGACTTGGAGACAAAGCGCATGACTTCGCTGACCCGGCAAAATCCCAGGATGAGCTGGATGACGCCGGCTAAGAGCGTGGCGGCAAAGAGATACTGGACGCCGTGATCTTCCACCAAGCCCTTGACCAAGAGGGCGGTGGCGGCAGTGGCGGCCGAGATCATTCCGGGACGGCCCCCGGCAAAGGCGATCGTGACGGCGATGAGGAAGGAGGCGTAGAGCCCCACTTGCGGGTCCACTCCCGCGATGATGGAAAACGCGATGGCCTCCGGGATCAAGGCCAAGGCCACGACCAAGCCGGCCAAGATATCGCCTCTGAGATTGGAAAACCAGTGATGGGAAAGACGCTCTAAACTCAAAAGTCGATTGGCTGGTGCTGGGCGGGGCTTGGGGACGGGAGGGCCGCTATCGTGGCACGCTTCCAGATTTGCGCCAGCCTCAAATCCGCCTCACAAAACCCAGCCCAAACGGAGGAATTCCACAATTTCCAATTGGAGCGGGCCCGGTCTCTCGGGCAAGCCGGGCGTGACCCGCAAACGGAGAATCATTCGCTGCTTCATGTCCTCCATGACTTTCTCCAGCTGCGCACTTTTGACCGCCTTGGCCGCTGCCGAGTCTTTCATGGCGTAAGCAAAGCCCGCGGCATCCCCGCTGGCCATTTCAAAGCGGAGGCAGAACCACTCTTCGCTCTCGAGGAACTCATAATTGAAATAGTTCCCGGGGGTCGCCAAAACACGCAGAGCGACCCCGTCTGGCCAATACTCGGGTGCAGCCAAATACTCTTCCAGCGAGGGCGAGTTGTGCCCCAAGTAGGCTGCCACATCCACTTTGGGGCCCAGGTCCGTAGCCACGACGGGGATTCGCAAGACTTCCTCGCTCAAAGGATCGCCAATCTGAAAATAAAAGTAGGGCGCACGCAGTGAGGTTTTCTGAAATTCCAAGACGGAGGTCACCTGGGCCTC
This region of Verrucomicrobiota bacterium genomic DNA includes:
- a CDS encoding SulP family inorganic anion transporter; this encodes MSLERLSHHWFSNLRGDILAGLVVALALIPEAIAFSIIAGVDPQVGLYASFLIAVTIAFAGGRPGMISAATAATALLVKGLVEDHGVQYLFAATLLAGVIQLILGFCRVSEVMRFVSKSVMTGFVNALAILIFLAQLPELDLSIAKVNWISYAMVGGGLAIIYLLPRLTKAVPSPLVAIVVLTLIAVWGGLDLRTVGDLGQLPTALPSFAWIEVPVTWATFFIILPYSVSIAGVGLLESLMTAQIVDDLTDTPSDKNREARGQGLANMITSFFGGMAGCAMIGQSVINVKSGGRTRLSTLVAGVVLIILCVLCGPWVKQIPMPALVAVMVMVSIGTFSWSSFKNLAVHPKSSSAVMIATVVTVIWSHNLAIGVGVGVLMSAIFFARQVSQLMVVTSQLDAGSETRTYTARGQLFFASSDRFIEAFDFREVLSKVVIDVSHAHFWDLTSVGALDKVVLKFRREGTEVEVLGMNEASATLVGKLAIHDKPDAEARLMDH